The DNA sequence CAGAAAAAGAATTAACAAAACCTGTTTCTGCGTTTACTTCATTCAATGATTTTTTTACACGAAACTTAAAGCCGGAATCTCGTCCCATTATTGATGGTAATGAGGTCTGCATTACTCCTGTGGATGGACGTTATCTCGTTTATCCTAATCTCTCAGAATTCGATAAGTTTATTGTGAAATCTAAATCATTTTCATTGCCGAAGCTATTGGGGGATCATAATTTAACAAAACTGTATGCTCACGGTAGTATTGTTTTTGCTCGACTTGCTCCCTTTGATTATCACCGCTTTCATTTTCCTTGTGATTGTATTCCACAAAAGACTCGTTGTTTGAATGGAGCCCTTTTTTCTGTCCATCCTTTGGCTGTTAAAGATAATTTTATTTTGTTTTGTGAAAATAAACGAACCGTTACTGTCCTTGAAACAGAACAGTTCGGGAATATACTTTATTTGGAAGTTGGAGCTCTCAATGTTAGCTCTATTGTACAAACATTCCTCCCCAACAAAACCTATACTAAAGGTGCTGAAAAAGGCTTTTTTCAGTTTGGTGGTTCTACAGTAATCTTGCTCTTTTTGCCCAATGTAATACGCTTTGATAGTGACCTTTTAAAGAATTCGCGAATGGGATTTGAAACACGTTGTCTTATGGGGCAGTCTTTAGGCAGATCTCAGAGAGAAGAAAATTAGAGACTTTAAAGATTTTTTTTGGTATTGCAAAGAGAGAGAAAAGTCAAAAATGGCGAATTATGTGGTTAGTCATCTTGTGGGCTCTAGCTGCAAGTTTAGTAATAGCGCTAGTTGTTAAAGGTTATTATCGCTTTGTTCATTTTCGTCGCTATGCTACGCAAGTTATGCGAGAAGTTCGCCTAAGTATGGAACTCAAAGAATGGGGGCTTGCAGAGCAGCAGCTCCTACCTATCTTAAAAAAACGATTCTACCGACGGCAGTGTTTATTTGAATATATGCGCATCCTGCGCAAAATGCAACGTTTTGAGGAATCTGAAAGACTGCTTGCTGAAGCACAAAAATTGCGATTAAGTGGACCTTATTTTTTCTTAGAAATTGCCTACAAAGCGTACAGATATGGAGCGTTTAAAGAATCTTCACAAGCATTTGCGGCAGTTCCTCAGGAGCTTTTTGAAGAAGAGGATGCAGCAAAGTATGCTTCAGCTCTTGTCCACTTAGGGTATTTGGATGCCGCCTGTAGTTTGATCGAGCCTTGGATTTCTCCCTTATCTCATCAAGAGACCTTTATAACTATGGGTCATATTTATTTCACTTCAAAGCGCTATCAGGATGCTATAGATTTTTATAATCGTGCCCAGGCTTTGGATGCCTGCCCTATTGAGGTAACCTATAATTTAGCACAAGCGTATCGCATTACTTCCAACTATACGCAGGCTGGCAAATTATTCCGTAAACTTCTTTCAAGTTCTCTCTACAAGGAAGAGGCTTTATTGAATATTGGACTTTGTGAACAAAAATTAGGAAGACCCGGGAAAGCATTACTTATCTATCAAAGCAGTGATCTCTGGTCTCGTGGTGATGCTTTGTTGATGAAGTATGCAGCTTTGGCGGCTATGGATCAAAGAGACTATACACTAGCCGAGCGTTGTTGGGATTTGGCATTACGTTCTTCTACATTTGCTACGGACTATAAATGTGCGCTAGGCTATGGATTTAGCTTATGTCGATTACGTAAGTATAAAGATGCGGAACGCGTTTACTGTAATATAATTAAAAATTTTCCTGACTGCTTAACAGCATGTAAGGCTTTAGCTTGGCTTTGTGGAGTCGGATATGCAACCATACTTTCTTCAAAAGAAGGGTTGGTATATGCAAAAAAGGCTGTCCAATTGGATCATAGTTCTGAAACACTGGAATTATTAAGTGCATGCGAAGCGCGCTGCGGGAATTTTGATACAGCTTATGAAATTCAATCTTTTCTTTCTTTACAAGATACATCTTTGCAAGAAAAGCAACGACGTTCGCAAATTTTACGAATTTTACGTAAGAAACTACCTCTCGATGACCATCATATTGTGGAAGTAGATGCTCTGCTTGCTGCTTAACCCGCGATATATTAAATTTTTTATAGTCTGGATAAAGAAATCGTCGTTCCCTTCGAGTAAGAAAACGCAGAAATTAATCTGTTGGGAACTTTTATTCGTTTTATTAAGTAAAATCGAGTATGGTGTTGAGAAATGTTCTCGTAAAAGATGGTATTCTAGTAATTACAGTGAATTAAACGATATATGTTAGCTTTTCTTAAGCGCTTCTTTGGTTCCTCTCAAGAGCGTACTTTAAAAAAATTTCAAAAACTTGTGGATAAGGTGAACATTTATGATGAAATGCTCACTCCTTTATCTGATGACGAATTACGCAATAAGACAACGGAATTAAAACAGCGTTATCGGGACGGTGAGTCTCTCGATGCTCTGCTTCCTGAAGCTTATGGTGTAGTGAAAAATGTTTGCCGACGGTTAGCAGGCACCCCAGTCGAAGTGTCTGGCTACCATCAAAGATGGGATATGGTGCCTTATGATGTTCAGATTTTAGGTGCTATTGCTATGCATAAGGGGTTTATTACTGAGATGCAGACAGGAGAGGGTAAAACTCTCACCGCAGTTATGCCTCTGTATTTAAATGCCTTGACAGGCAAGCCAGTTCATTTGGTGACAGTAAATGACTATCTTGCCCAACGAGATTGCGAGTGGGTGGGGTCGGTATTACGTTGGCTAGGACTTACAACTGGGGTTTTAGTTTCGGGCACTCTTTTAGAAAAACGAAAGCAAATCTATCAATGTGACGTTGTTTATGGTACAGCATCTGAATTTGGTTTTGATTATTTGAGAGACAATTCTATAGCCACCCGTATAGAAGAGCAGGTGGGGAGAGGATTTTATTTTGCTATCATTGATGAAGTTGACTCGATATTGATAGATGAAGCTAGAACGCCCTTAATTATATCAGGTCCTGGAGAGAAACATAATCCTGTATATTTTGAACTCAAAGAAAAAGTCGCAAATCTTGTCTATTTACAAAAAGAGCTGTGTAGTCGTATTGCTTTAGAAGCGCGACGCGGTTTAGATAGCTTTTTAAATGCTGATATTCTTCCAAAAGATAAAAAAGTCCTTGAGGCCATTTCTGAGTTTTGTCGTAGCCTTTGGTTGGTAAGCAAGGGTATGCCACTGAATCGTGTTTTACGTCGTGTTCGTGAGCA is a window from the Chlamydia serpentis genome containing:
- a CDS encoding phosphatidylserine decarboxylase — translated: MQKLQYIDRLTNKKVVEPIFYEKTMLFLYNSKLGKRLSIFLSTHPVFSRIYGWIQRRSWTRWQIRPFMTRYKISEKELTKPVSAFTSFNDFFTRNLKPESRPIIDGNEVCITPVDGRYLVYPNLSEFDKFIVKSKSFSLPKLLGDHNLTKLYAHGSIVFARLAPFDYHRFHFPCDCIPQKTRCLNGALFSVHPLAVKDNFILFCENKRTVTVLETEQFGNILYLEVGALNVSSIVQTFLPNKTYTKGAEKGFFQFGGSTVILLFLPNVIRFDSDLLKNSRMGFETRCLMGQSLGRSQREEN
- a CDS encoding tetratricopeptide repeat protein, whose product is MWLVILWALAASLVIALVVKGYYRFVHFRRYATQVMREVRLSMELKEWGLAEQQLLPILKKRFYRRQCLFEYMRILRKMQRFEESERLLAEAQKLRLSGPYFFLEIAYKAYRYGAFKESSQAFAAVPQELFEEEDAAKYASALVHLGYLDAACSLIEPWISPLSHQETFITMGHIYFTSKRYQDAIDFYNRAQALDACPIEVTYNLAQAYRITSNYTQAGKLFRKLLSSSLYKEEALLNIGLCEQKLGRPGKALLIYQSSDLWSRGDALLMKYAALAAMDQRDYTLAERCWDLALRSSTFATDYKCALGYGFSLCRLRKYKDAERVYCNIIKNFPDCLTACKALAWLCGVGYATILSSKEGLVYAKKAVQLDHSSETLELLSACEARCGNFDTAYEIQSFLSLQDTSLQEKQRRSQILRILRKKLPLDDHHIVEVDALLAA